The following proteins come from a genomic window of Miscanthus floridulus cultivar M001 chromosome 2, ASM1932011v1, whole genome shotgun sequence:
- the LOC136513174 gene encoding uncharacterized protein has protein sequence MPNKSQCVAEEEHDIFDNEEEYVGVDDEHMYITIPPAQPSLNAPTNAANQIVPAEAEVTDADPDEIRVLHDPENPRIEKGALFPDIITFRKAVRHYAVKKGFELAPGIKTDPTRYIARCKHPGCPWRIHASRIHDQKTIQIKTLPFEHDCPTTKLVVNKMPSQEWVSDRLKEWLKKNPSKRPKAAKEKVEGDYGIKLKYSKLYSGVQLALQHIHGKYEESFKLLFNWKAQMDITCPGSIVEIDVEKVGKKMRFKRIFVALKPCVDGFITGCRPFIGVDASSLNGKYTGQLASATGVDGHNWLYYIAYAIFDCENEDNWKWFMHHLRRAVGSPKGLVICTDACKGLEKAVGAVFPEAEYRECMRHLYSNFMKHYKGDVFTTHLYPAARSYTEGLFKWHLKKIYEFAPDAIKYLQDHHNRIWYRAGFSENSKCDYLTNNVSESFNSQVRDMKGLLIHELVDGLREMIMEKRYLRRKVGRELGEGILPSVIKELNLISKHLKVIKVAVSDEDFAEVTLLDDWNNTKRHTVDLVNHCCGCRQWQVTGKPCRHALAWILSNRGLEIKDFVHEYYSVARFKAAYADIVPPMPDRADWPEVELGYKLHPPLQKRTAGRPRVVRIRGSMEERANKKKVRCKRCKGYGHFEKTCKLAEPTEDDDGVDEVATLASLKRYISYS, from the exons ATGCCTAACAAATCCCAATGTGTTGCCGAAGAAGAGCATGACATCTTTGATAATGAAGAAGAGTATGTTGGCGTCGATGATGAGCATATGTACATTACAATTCCACCTGCACAGCCATCTTTGAATGCACCTACTAATGCTGCCAATCAAATTGTTCCTGCTGAGGCAGAGGTTACTGATGCAGATCCTGATGAGATAAGGGTCTTACATGATCCTGAGAACCCAAGAATAGAGAAGGGTGCCTTATTTCCTGACATCATCACCTTCAGGAAAGCAGTGAGGCACTATGCAGTGAAGAAAGGTTTTGAGCTTGCTCCTGGCATCAAGACTGACCCTACCAGGTATATTGCAAGGTGTAAGCACCCTGGCTGTCCTTGGCGTATTCATGCTTCAAGGATTCATGATCAGAAAACTATACAG ATTAAGACCCTACCTTTTGAACACGATTGTCCAACCACGAAGCTTGTTGTAAACAAAATGCCTTCTCAAGAATGGGTGTCAGATAGACTGAAAGAATGGTTGAAGAAGAATCCAAGCAAGCGTCCGAAGGCAGCCAAGGAGAAGGTTGAGGGAGATTATGGGATAAAGCTCAAGTACAGCAAGCTTTATTCAGGTGTGCAGCTAGCACTGCAACATATTCATGGTAAATATGAAGAGTCATTCAAATTGCTATTTAATTGGAAAGCTCAGATGGATATAACATGTCCAGGTAGCATTGTAGAGATAGATGTGGAGAAAGTAGGCAAGAAAATGAGGTTTAAGAGGATATTTGTAGCTCTCAAACCATGTGTGGATGGGTTTATAACTGGTTGTAGGCCATTCATTGGTGTAGATGCATCAAGTCTAAATGGTAAATACACAGGACAGTTAGCATCTGCTACAGGGGTTGATGGACATAACTGGTTATACTACATTGCTTATGCTATTTTTGATTGTGAAAATGAGGACAACTGGAAGTGGTTTATGCATCATTTGAGAAGGGCTGTTGGGAGCCCAAAAGGACTAGTGATTTGTACTGATGCATGTAAGGGCTTAGAGAAAGCAGTTGGTGCAGTGTTTCCTGAGGCTGAGTACAGAGAGTGCATGAGGCATTTATATTCCAACTTCATGAAGCATTACAAAGGAGATGTTTTCACAACTCATCTCTATCCAGCTGCTAGAAGCTACACTGAAGGGCTGTTCAAGTGGCACTTGAAGAAGATATATGAATTTGCTCCTGATGCAATCAAGTACTTGCAAGATCACCACAACCGAATCTGGTACAGGGCTGGTTTCTCCGAGAACAGCAAATGTGATTATCTGACAAACAATGTGTCAGAGAGCTTCAACAGTCAGGTGAGGGACATGAAAGGGCTGCTCATACATGAGTTAGTTGATGGGCTCAGGGAGATGATAATGGAGAAGAGGTATCTTAGGAGAAAGGTTGGTAGAGAATTGGGAGAAGGCATTTTGCCTAGTGTCATCAAGGAACTGAACCTAATTAGCAAACACTTGAAGGTCATCAAAGTTGCAGTAAGTGATGAGGATTTTGCTGAGGTGACCTTGCTTGATGATTGGAACAACACCAAAAGGCATACAGTGGACCTAGTCAATCATTGTTGTGGCTGTAGGCAATGGCAGGTCACAGGAAAACCTTGTAGACATGCACTTGCTTGGATCTTGTCCAACAGAGGCTTGGAAATCAAGGATTTTGTGCATGAATACTACTCTGTGGCCAGGTTCAAAGCAGCATATGCAGATATAGTTCCACCCATGCCTGATAGGGCTGACTGGCCTGAGGTGGAGCTAGGATATAAACTGCACCCACCACTGCAGAAGAGGACAGCAGGCAGACCTAGAGTGGTCAGGATCAGAGGGAGTATGGAAGAAAGGGCAAACAAAAAGAAAGTGAGATGCAAAAGGTGCAAAGGCTATGGGCACTTTGAGAAGACCTGCAAACTTGCTGAACCAACAGAAGATGATGATGGTGTTGATGAGGTAGCTACGCTTGCATCACTTAAAAGGTACATTTCTTATTCCTGA